Part of the Alteracholeplasma palmae J233 genome, TGAAAAACAAAGCCAATCATTGTATTTCTATATGAATCAAAGTCTTTTTGACTAAAATTTTTAGTAGACTTTCCTTTGATTACTAAGTCACCTTCTGAATATTTATCCAAACCACCTATAATATTAAGTAATGTTGACTTTCCTGATCCTGATTTTCCAACTACAAAAACCATTCCTTTACCAGAAAATACTAAGTTAATACCATCTAACGCTTTTACATCTTCACCCTTTTTAGATTTATAAATTTTTGTAATATCTTTTAGTTCTAACATACTACATCCTCCCTTATTATTAAAAATACTCCCATCAAGCATCGCCATCCACATAGCAGAATGCTTATGGCTGCTTCAATCAAGACCTGACCAGTTTCACGTCTTACTATTGAATGACGATGCTTCATAGGAGTATTATTTCTTATTTTCCCTTAATTCTCTAAAAAATCTTTTTAATAATTCAGTTGATTCTTCTGCTAAAATACCACTTTCATATTCTATTTTATGATTGTACGGTAACTCTTGCAAGTTTATTATACTATCAATAGAGCCTGATTTCAAGTCTTTACTGCCATAATAGAGTGCTTTTACTCTTGATTGAATTAATGCTCCAGCACACATTAGGCAAGGCTCTAATGTGACATAAATAGAAACTTCACTTAATCTCCAACTTTGAACCTTCTTTGAAGCCTTTTCCATTACAATAAATTCTGCATGTCCACTAAATTTTTGTTTAGTTTCTCTATTATTATGTGCTCTAGCAATAATTTTTCCATCTAATACCGCAACAGCTCCAACAGGAACTTCCATTTTTTTATATGCTTTTTTGGCTTCTTTTAAAGCTTCTAGCATAAATTTTTCATGAATGTTCATTTTTCTATCTCATGAAAATGTCTTGATCTAGGTTCGTATTGTTCTTTAGCTCCTACAATAATGATTGGATCTGTTTTTTTGGCAGGTTTTCCATTAATTAATCTTTGGGTTCTTGTCGCTGGTTCTCCACTTACAACGCAGATTGCTGTAAGTTTTGTGACAAATTCTGCAATCGCTAATAATTGCGGCATGGGTCCAAATGGCTTACCTTTGAAGTCTCTATCTAAACCACCAATAATGACTCTTATGCCTCTATCAGCTAATTCATCTGCTAAATCTATGACACCATCATCTAAAAACTGAGCTTCATCAATTACAACAGCGTGTGTATCTTCTTTAATATGTTTTAAAATATCTTGACTATTATCAATTAGAATAGCTTGAGCTGATAACAGATTATGAGAAGTAATCTCTTCTTTATTAGAATATCTATTATCTATTTTAGGCTTGAATACTAATACGTTTTGCTTAGCATATTGTAATCTTTTTACTCTTCGTATCAGTTCTTCTGTTTTACCTGCGAACATAGGTCCACATACTACTTCTATAAATCCTTTATTATAAGTATGGTACATAAACATCCTCCCAATTAATATTACTTAACCTATTATATCATGTATTATTATCTTAATAATGACTTATTTTTTATATTTTGTTTAAATAAAAAACGCGAAGCTAATCGCGTTTTATTATTTTTATTTTTTGTTTTTATCGATACCGTAACGTTTGTTGA contains:
- a CDS encoding nucleoside deaminase, with amino-acid sequence MNIHEKFMLEALKEAKKAYKKMEVPVGAVAVLDGKIIARAHNNRETKQKFSGHAEFIVMEKASKKVQSWRLSEVSIYVTLEPCLMCAGALIQSRVKALYYGSKDLKSGSIDSIINLQELPYNHKIEYESGILAEESTELLKRFFRELRENKK
- a CDS encoding thymidine kinase, giving the protein MYHTYNKGFIEVVCGPMFAGKTEELIRRVKRLQYAKQNVLVFKPKIDNRYSNKEEITSHNLLSAQAILIDNSQDILKHIKEDTHAVVIDEAQFLDDGVIDLADELADRGIRVIIGGLDRDFKGKPFGPMPQLLAIAEFVTKLTAICVVSGEPATRTQRLINGKPAKKTDPIIIVGAKEQYEPRSRHFHEIEK